From a single Herbiconiux sp. SALV-R1 genomic region:
- a CDS encoding FUSC family protein has product MTTSLNLPALRAALPHPRRLFELGPHAGAHRVAVRAGIAMAVPLVALQLTGHIDLALYAVFGAFTALYGRTHTHLARLRMQATAGAALVACVVIGTAIGASVAREWIVVPVAAVVAGVATVVSAALDWHPPGALFFVFALAACASVPAEVSRIPVALALAAASALVAMLVSTAGLVHPAARSRAATSLDGSFAAALARPHALGKATAIAAAVLVAGGIPTATGLGHPYWAMVSAVAALGAADVAGHLVRAGHRVGGTLLGVGLAAALLAVSSSPVVLIVFVVLLQMAAELFVMRNYGLTMVFVTPLALIMAQLAHPGDEWALLRDRTLETLLGAAVGVAVSVAVAALRAGRAARAGGAPAA; this is encoded by the coding sequence GTGACCACCTCGTTGAACCTCCCTGCTCTGCGTGCCGCACTGCCGCATCCGCGCCGCCTGTTCGAGCTCGGACCGCACGCGGGCGCCCACCGTGTCGCGGTGCGAGCCGGGATCGCGATGGCCGTGCCGCTCGTCGCGCTGCAGCTCACGGGGCACATCGACCTCGCGCTCTACGCGGTGTTCGGCGCGTTCACCGCGCTGTACGGGCGCACGCACACGCATCTGGCGCGACTCCGGATGCAGGCCACGGCCGGGGCGGCGCTCGTCGCCTGTGTGGTGATCGGCACGGCGATCGGTGCCTCCGTCGCGCGGGAGTGGATCGTGGTGCCCGTCGCGGCGGTCGTGGCGGGGGTGGCGACGGTGGTCTCGGCTGCGCTCGATTGGCATCCGCCCGGGGCGCTGTTCTTCGTGTTCGCGCTCGCGGCGTGCGCGTCGGTGCCGGCGGAGGTGTCGCGCATCCCGGTGGCGTTGGCGCTGGCGGCGGCGAGCGCGCTCGTGGCGATGCTCGTGTCGACCGCGGGTCTCGTGCACCCGGCGGCGCGCTCGCGGGCGGCGACCAGCCTGGACGGGTCGTTCGCCGCGGCGCTCGCCCGGCCGCACGCGCTCGGCAAGGCGACGGCGATCGCGGCTGCGGTGCTCGTGGCGGGTGGGATCCCGACGGCGACGGGGCTCGGGCATCCGTACTGGGCGATGGTCTCGGCGGTCGCGGCGCTCGGGGCTGCGGATGTGGCGGGTCACCTCGTGCGCGCCGGGCATCGCGTGGGCGGCACGCTGCTCGGGGTCGGTCTCGCGGCGGCGCTGCTCGCCGTGAGTTCGTCGCCGGTGGTGCTCATCGTGTTCGTGGTGCTGCTGCAGATGGCGGCCGAGCTGTTCGTGATGCGCAACTACGGGCTCACGATGGTGTTCGTGACGCCGCTCGCGCTCATCATGGCGCAGCTCGCGCATCCGGGCGACGAGTGGGCGCTGCTGCGCGACCGCACCCTCGAGACGCTCCTCGGCGCGGCCGTGGGGGTAGCGGTGAGCGTTGCGGTGGCGGCGCTGCGCGCGGGTCGTGCGGCGCGCGCGGGCGGAGCGCCAGCGGCGTGA
- a CDS encoding GNAT family N-acetyltransferase, translating into MVALSPAPSILTGSYIRLEPLTRALLPELHAAIGHPEVFAGGYGGGPAGYRADVDDFVAWAEGYYQWSGGNAYAIRLLGGPDDGVLVGTSTLGDLNERLEYAHLGWTAYDPRVWGTVVNPEAKLLLLGLAFDHGFGRVKIQADVLNSRSRAAIARLGATFEGISRRDVPRADGSWRDSAVFSIIVDEWPAIRESLAERVANQGGGVPVSLADGGRK; encoded by the coding sequence ATGGTCGCCCTCTCACCCGCACCGAGCATCCTCACCGGCAGCTACATCCGCCTCGAACCCCTCACCCGCGCGCTGCTCCCCGAGTTGCACGCCGCGATCGGCCACCCCGAGGTGTTCGCGGGCGGCTACGGCGGCGGCCCCGCCGGCTACCGCGCCGACGTCGACGACTTCGTCGCCTGGGCCGAGGGCTACTACCAGTGGTCGGGCGGCAACGCCTACGCCATCCGCCTCCTCGGCGGCCCCGACGACGGCGTGCTCGTCGGCACCTCGACCCTCGGCGACCTGAACGAACGGCTCGAGTACGCCCACCTCGGCTGGACCGCCTACGACCCCCGCGTCTGGGGCACCGTCGTGAACCCCGAGGCCAAGCTGCTGCTGCTCGGCCTCGCGTTCGATCACGGATTCGGGCGCGTCAAGATCCAGGCCGACGTGCTCAACTCCCGCTCGCGCGCGGCCATCGCGCGCCTCGGCGCCACCTTCGAGGGCATCAGCCGCCGCGACGTTCCGCGGGCCGACGGCAGCTGGCGCGACTCGGCCGTGTTCTCGATCATCGTCGACGAGTGGCCCGCCATCCGCGAGTCGCTTGCTGAACGTGTGGCGAACCAAGGCGGGGGAGTGCCTGTGAGCTTGGCCGACGGCGGCCGAAAGTGA
- a CDS encoding DMT family transporter: MPKNRLAVALQFSALGLIWGASFLFMKVALEGLSFGQVAWTRLVLGTLTLAVLLLVTRTRLPRAPAVYLHFMVIGAFGCAVPFLLFAWAEQYVTSGLASIYNAVTPIATALMVTAVFRVEKLGRSRVLGVIAGILGVVVIIGPWSFAVNQAAHGDLALELVGQLACLGSAVCYGFTFGYIRRFITARHPVSGLTAAFLQVGMGAVLLLVLTPVVALGPISLDLPVVVSLVLLGVLGTGVAYYWYMNVLGAWGPTATSTVTYLTPVVGVFLGIVLLGEALSWNAPLGALLVFLGILLAQGRLRLPARRSARAAGTQEPPREAG, encoded by the coding sequence GTGCCCAAGAACCGCCTCGCCGTAGCTCTCCAATTCTCGGCGCTCGGTCTCATCTGGGGTGCGAGCTTCCTGTTCATGAAGGTCGCCCTCGAGGGCCTTTCCTTCGGCCAGGTGGCGTGGACGAGACTCGTCCTCGGCACCCTCACCCTCGCCGTGCTGCTGCTGGTCACGCGCACCCGGCTCCCGCGAGCCCCCGCGGTCTACCTGCACTTCATGGTCATCGGGGCATTCGGATGCGCGGTGCCCTTCCTCCTGTTCGCCTGGGCCGAGCAGTACGTCACCTCTGGTCTCGCGAGCATCTACAACGCCGTCACACCGATCGCCACGGCGCTCATGGTCACGGCGGTGTTCCGGGTCGAGAAGCTCGGACGGTCCCGGGTTCTCGGGGTGATCGCGGGCATCCTCGGGGTCGTCGTCATCATCGGCCCGTGGTCGTTCGCGGTGAACCAGGCGGCTCACGGCGATCTCGCACTCGAGCTCGTCGGTCAGCTGGCGTGCCTCGGCTCGGCGGTCTGCTACGGGTTCACCTTCGGCTACATCCGGCGTTTCATCACGGCGCGGCATCCGGTCTCGGGTCTCACCGCTGCCTTCCTCCAGGTGGGCATGGGTGCGGTCCTCCTGCTCGTGCTCACGCCGGTCGTGGCGCTCGGGCCGATCTCGCTCGACCTGCCCGTCGTGGTGAGTCTCGTGCTGCTCGGCGTGCTGGGCACTGGCGTCGCCTACTACTGGTACATGAACGTGCTCGGGGCGTGGGGGCCGACTGCGACCTCGACGGTCACCTACCTCACGCCGGTGGTCGGGGTGTTCCTCGGCATCGTGCTGCTCGGCGAGGCCCTCAGCTGGAACGCGCCGCTCGGGGCGTTGCTGGTGTTCCTCGGCATCCTGCTCGCGCAGGGCAGGTTGCGGCTTCCGGCGCGTCGCTCCGCACGTGCGGCGGGCACGCAGGAGCCGCCGCGCGAAGCTGGCTAG
- a CDS encoding organic hydroperoxide resistance protein, whose protein sequence is MEAIYTAIAHASGGGRDGHVRSEDDRLDFDTRPPKEMGGSGEGTNPEQLFAAGYSACFLGALHAAGRELKLDTTDAGVSASVSIGSNGEGGFGLAVELDVYVPNVSPEEAQQLAEKAHTICPYSNATRGNIDVTLSVVE, encoded by the coding sequence ATGGAAGCCATCTACACCGCTATCGCCCACGCCTCCGGTGGAGGCCGCGACGGGCACGTCCGCAGCGAAGACGACCGCCTCGACTTCGACACCCGCCCCCCGAAAGAGATGGGCGGGTCCGGCGAGGGCACGAACCCCGAGCAGCTGTTCGCGGCAGGCTACTCCGCCTGCTTCCTCGGCGCCCTGCATGCAGCGGGTCGCGAGCTGAAGCTCGACACCACCGACGCCGGCGTCTCGGCGAGCGTCTCCATCGGCAGCAACGGCGAGGGCGGCTTCGGTCTCGCCGTCGAGCTCGACGTCTACGTGCCGAACGTGAGCCCCGAGGAGGCGCAGCAGCTCGCCGAGAAGGCGCACACCATCTGCCCCTACTCCAACGCCACGCGCGGCAACATCGACGTCACGCTCTCGGTCGTCGAGTAG
- a CDS encoding maleylpyruvate isomerase family mycothiol-dependent enzyme, translated as MGSAAMFFHSASAFHELVAAIGDEQWEQPALGEWSLRSLVGHTTRAILTVESYLQLDDPGFPTVPSAEGYYARVYRDLTDPAAVAARGVEAGVWLGDDPAQAVADALTRTMALVDAAPPERIVSIGGLGIELGEYLRTRVFELVVHSIDISRATGLPHGQPPESIRATLELAAGVAAAKGDAETLLLALTGRGELPAGYSVV; from the coding sequence ATGGGCAGCGCAGCCATGTTCTTCCACTCCGCCTCAGCGTTCCACGAGCTGGTGGCGGCCATCGGCGACGAACAATGGGAGCAGCCGGCCCTCGGAGAGTGGTCGCTGCGCTCCCTCGTGGGCCACACCACCCGCGCCATCCTCACCGTCGAGAGCTACCTCCAGCTCGACGACCCCGGCTTCCCCACCGTGCCGAGCGCCGAGGGATACTACGCCCGCGTCTACCGCGACCTCACCGACCCCGCAGCGGTCGCCGCCCGCGGCGTCGAGGCGGGCGTCTGGTTGGGCGACGACCCCGCCCAGGCTGTCGCCGACGCCCTCACGCGCACGATGGCGCTGGTCGACGCGGCGCCGCCCGAGCGCATCGTGTCGATCGGCGGCCTCGGCATCGAGCTCGGCGAGTACCTGCGCACGCGCGTGTTCGAGCTCGTGGTGCACTCGATCGACATCTCCCGCGCCACCGGGCTCCCCCACGGTCAGCCCCCCGAGAGCATCCGCGCGACGCTCGAGCTCGCCGCGGGCGTCGCGGCGGCGAAGGGCGACGCCGAGACCCTGCTGCTCGCCCTCACCGGCCGGGGCGAGCTGCCCGCGGGCTACTCGGTGGTCTGA
- a CDS encoding MarR family winged helix-turn-helix transcriptional regulator yields the protein MSHGSLRQPDDVDRIREEWGSLHPEFETEVIELTGRILRSAAVITRAGDDFLARYELTRGEFDLLSALRRADGPRSPGELRTISLASGSATTKRLKALEQRRLVRRSPNPVDGRGAFIQLTADGRDLIDRVFPELLARERELFRALPEAERPAAVDALRALVLALGQTTE from the coding sequence ATGAGTCACGGCAGCCTCCGTCAGCCCGACGACGTCGATCGCATCCGCGAGGAGTGGGGGTCGCTGCATCCGGAGTTCGAGACCGAGGTGATCGAGCTCACGGGGCGCATCCTGCGCAGTGCGGCTGTCATCACGCGGGCCGGCGACGACTTCCTCGCCCGCTACGAGCTCACCCGCGGCGAGTTCGACCTGCTCTCGGCGCTGCGGCGCGCCGACGGTCCGCGGTCGCCGGGCGAGCTGCGCACCATCTCGCTGGCCAGCGGGTCGGCGACGACGAAGCGGCTGAAGGCGCTCGAGCAGCGACGACTGGTGCGACGATCGCCGAACCCGGTCGACGGGCGTGGGGCGTTCATCCAGCTCACCGCCGACGGGCGCGACCTCATCGACCGCGTGTTCCCCGAGCTGCTGGCCCGGGAGCGCGAACTCTTCCGAGCGCTGCCCGAAGCCGAACGCCCGGCTGCGGTCGACGCCCTGCGCGCCCTCGTGCTCGCGCTGGGTCAGACCACCGAGTAG
- a CDS encoding chorismate mutase — MNDERKAPAGGFDTSADVYERLESIRQSIDNIDAALIHMLAERFKFTQTVGRLKAEYGLPPADLDREARQIKRLRGLAEESHLDPAFAEKFLGFIVAEVIHHHERIAADASPDTPAA, encoded by the coding sequence ATGAACGACGAGCGTAAGGCGCCCGCGGGGGGCTTCGACACCAGTGCGGATGTCTACGAGCGGCTGGAGAGCATCCGTCAGTCGATCGACAACATCGACGCGGCCCTCATCCACATGCTCGCCGAGCGCTTCAAGTTCACCCAGACCGTCGGCCGCCTGAAGGCCGAGTACGGCCTGCCCCCCGCCGACCTCGACCGTGAGGCGCGCCAGATCAAGCGCCTCCGCGGCCTCGCCGAGGAGTCGCACCTCGACCCGGCCTTCGCCGAGAAGTTCCTCGGCTTCATCGTCGCCGAAGTCATCCACCACCACGAACGCATCGCCGCCGACGCGTCCCCCGACACCCCCGCCGCGTAG
- the purL gene encoding phosphoribosylformylglycinamidine synthase subunit PurL, which produces MSTADTVENAIATPEREQPYEALGLKSDEYAKIKEILGRRPTSGELAMYSVMWSEHCSYKSSKIYLRQFGQKVTPAMKKNLMVGMGENAGVVDVGEGWAVTFKVESHNHPSYIEPFQGAATGVGGIVRDIISMGARPVAVMDQLRFGKIDEPDTARVVHGVTSGISFYGNCLGLPNIGGETYFDPVYQGNPLVNALSVGVLRHEDLHLANARGVGNKVVLFGARTGGDGIGGASILASDTFSAGGPTKRPAVQVGDPFAEKVLIECCLELFAGELVEGIQDLGAAGISCATSELASNGDGGMFIELDKVLLRDPSLTAEEILMSESQERMMAVVQPSKLDGFLAVTAKWDVETSVLGEVTDTGRLVINWHGEEIVNVEPRTVAVDGPVYERPVAYPAWIDELQADSASRLPRSTDGAALRDEFLQVVGSPNMASKEWITNQYDRYVLGNTALSFPDDGGMIRVDEESGLGFALASDANGRYCQLDPYRGAQLALAEAYRNVAVTGATPVAVSDCLNFGSPENPEVMWQFSKAVEGLADGCLELEIPVTGGNVSFYNQTGSQPIHPTPVVAVLGVIDDVARRVPSGWQDEGSNLYLLGTTRSELDGSAWAGVVHGHLGGLPPEVSLPGEAALGELLRAGALEGLIDSAHDLSDGGLAQTLAESVLRFGIGARVWLDEIVERDGVSVSDALFSESTGRVLVAVPREDDVKFKGLAAGRGIPLLRIGVTDALSGSLEVQGLFEVPIPELAGIHSATLPEHFGPVVGG; this is translated from the coding sequence GTGAGCACTGCCGATACCGTCGAGAACGCCATCGCGACCCCCGAGCGGGAACAGCCCTACGAGGCCCTCGGGCTGAAGAGCGACGAGTACGCGAAGATCAAGGAGATCCTCGGGCGACGGCCCACGAGCGGCGAGCTCGCGATGTATTCGGTGATGTGGAGCGAGCACTGCTCGTACAAGTCGTCGAAGATCTATCTGCGGCAGTTCGGCCAGAAGGTCACCCCCGCCATGAAGAAGAACCTCATGGTCGGCATGGGCGAGAACGCCGGCGTCGTCGACGTGGGCGAGGGCTGGGCCGTCACCTTCAAGGTGGAGTCGCACAACCACCCCTCTTACATCGAGCCCTTCCAGGGCGCGGCCACCGGCGTCGGCGGCATCGTGCGCGACATCATCTCCATGGGCGCCCGGCCGGTCGCCGTGATGGACCAGCTGCGCTTCGGCAAGATCGACGAGCCCGACACGGCGCGCGTCGTGCACGGCGTCACGAGCGGCATCTCGTTCTACGGCAACTGCCTCGGCCTGCCCAACATCGGCGGCGAGACCTACTTCGACCCGGTGTACCAGGGCAACCCGCTGGTGAACGCGCTCTCGGTGGGTGTGCTGCGGCACGAAGACCTGCACCTCGCGAACGCCCGCGGCGTGGGCAACAAGGTCGTGCTGTTCGGTGCGCGCACCGGCGGCGACGGCATCGGCGGCGCCTCCATCCTCGCCTCCGACACCTTCTCGGCCGGCGGGCCCACCAAGCGGCCCGCGGTGCAGGTGGGCGACCCGTTCGCCGAGAAGGTGCTCATCGAGTGCTGCCTCGAGCTGTTCGCGGGAGAGCTGGTCGAGGGCATCCAAGACCTCGGCGCCGCGGGCATCTCGTGCGCCACCAGCGAGCTCGCCTCCAACGGCGACGGCGGCATGTTCATCGAGCTCGACAAGGTGCTGCTGCGCGACCCGTCGCTCACCGCCGAGGAGATCCTCATGTCGGAGAGCCAGGAGCGCATGATGGCGGTGGTGCAGCCGTCGAAGCTCGACGGGTTCCTCGCGGTCACGGCGAAGTGGGATGTGGAGACCAGCGTGCTCGGTGAGGTCACCGACACGGGGCGCCTCGTCATCAACTGGCACGGCGAAGAGATCGTCAACGTCGAGCCGCGCACCGTGGCTGTCGACGGGCCCGTCTACGAGCGGCCCGTCGCCTACCCGGCCTGGATCGACGAGCTGCAGGCCGACTCCGCATCGCGCCTCCCCCGCTCGACCGATGGCGCTGCGCTTCGCGACGAGTTCCTCCAGGTGGTGGGCTCGCCGAATATGGCATCGAAGGAGTGGATCACCAACCAGTACGACCGGTACGTACTCGGCAACACGGCGCTGTCGTTCCCCGACGACGGCGGCATGATCCGGGTCGACGAGGAGTCGGGGCTCGGCTTCGCGCTCGCCTCCGACGCCAACGGCCGGTACTGCCAGCTCGACCCGTACCGCGGCGCGCAGCTGGCGCTTGCGGAGGCCTACCGCAACGTCGCCGTCACCGGCGCCACCCCGGTCGCCGTCTCCGACTGCCTCAACTTCGGCTCGCCCGAGAACCCCGAGGTGATGTGGCAGTTCTCGAAGGCCGTCGAAGGGCTGGCCGACGGATGCTTGGAGCTCGAGATCCCGGTGACGGGCGGCAACGTGTCGTTCTACAACCAGACGGGGTCGCAGCCCATCCACCCCACGCCCGTGGTCGCCGTGCTCGGTGTGATCGACGACGTCGCACGCCGCGTGCCGTCGGGGTGGCAAGACGAGGGGTCGAACCTCTACCTCCTGGGCACCACCCGCTCCGAGCTCGACGGCTCGGCCTGGGCCGGAGTCGTGCACGGGCACCTCGGCGGCCTGCCGCCCGAGGTGTCGCTGCCCGGCGAGGCCGCGCTCGGCGAGCTGCTGCGCGCCGGCGCGCTCGAGGGTCTCATCGACTCGGCGCACGATCTCTCCGACGGCGGGCTCGCCCAGACCCTCGCCGAGTCGGTGCTGCGCTTCGGCATCGGGGCGCGGGTGTGGCTCGACGAGATCGTCGAGCGCGACGGCGTCTCGGTCTCCGACGCGCTGTTCAGCGAGTCGACCGGTCGTGTGCTGGTCGCGGTGCCCCGCGAAGACGACGTGAAGTTCAAGGGTCTCGCGGCAGGCCGCGGCATCCCGCTGCTGCGCATCGGTGTCACCGACGCGCTCTCGGGTTCGCTCGAGGTGCAGGGGCTCTTCGAGGTGCCCATCCCCGAGCTCGCCGGCATCCACAGCGCCACCCTCCCCGAGCACTTCGGCCCCGTCGTCGGCGGGTGA